A single region of the Aquarana catesbeiana isolate 2022-GZ linkage group LG07, ASM4218655v1, whole genome shotgun sequence genome encodes:
- the LOC141102795 gene encoding uncharacterized protein: MVRRTRLFSAISTQRRRYQWEAPMAGCQYTEVNRRQKSFHRGDSSLLCSSVCESLEEEEEEEEEEEEEEAVSSPATDYAQQLCSILGYETAEYFLNPPPMDFQVSPSLQEILDEMEDPLGAEELWRILQSKSKQKLREEYGEPIRPEMINILKNFAQRPTMQKVATKRHHLTYIRQTLQHQQDLTNMLLSENPLPDINDRGTARIPLSKYGAPMSYRCGALPYQEEM; this comes from the exons ATGGTGAGGAGGACACGGCTCTTCTCTGCTATCAGCACACAGAGGAGACGATACCAG TGGGAGGCTCCTATGGCCGGCTGTCAGTACACAGAAGTCAACCGGCGCCAGAAATCCTTCCATAGAGGAGACTCCAGCCTGCTCTGCAGCAGTGTATGTGAGagcctggaagaggaggaggaggaggaggaagaggaggaggaggaggaagccgtTTCCAGCCCAGCTACAGATTACGCCCAGCAGCTGTGCAG cATCCTGGGTTATGAAACTGCAGAATATTTTCTAAATCCCCCGCCGATGGATTTCCAAGTCAGCCCCTCCTTACAGGAAATCTTAGATGAAATGGAAG ACCCCCTGGGAGCTGAGGAACTGTGGAGAATTCTGCAATCAAAGTCCAAGCAGAAGCTTAGAGAAGAGTATGGTGAACCCATACGACCAGAAATG ataAATATTCTGAAGAATTTTGCTCAGCGCCCAACGATGCAGAAAGTGGCCACCAAGCGCCATCATCTCACCTACATCAGACAAACTTTGCAGCACCAGCAAGACTTAACCAACATGCTTCTGTCTGAAAATCCACTTCCAGATATAAATGACAGAGGGACCGCAAGGATTCCGCTCTCAAAATACGGAGCGCCAATGTCATACCGGTGCGGGGCACTTCCATACCAGGAGGAAATGTAG